The DNA window CGCTTGATCTCGATGCGCATGTCGACGCGCAGCTTGGCGTCGAGGTTGGACAGCGGCTCGTCGAACAGGAACAGTTTGGGGTCGCGCACCAGCGCCCGGCCCATGGCGACGCGCTGGCGCTGGCCGCCCGAAAGCTGGCTTGGCTTGCGCTGCAGGAGATGGCCGATCTGCAGCACCTTGGCCACCTTGTCGATCGCCTTCTGGCGCTCGTCGGCGGGCACGCCGCGCATTTCCATGCCGAAGGAGATGTTCCCGGCCACCGTCATGTTCGGGTAGAGCGCATAGCTCTGGAACACCATGGCGATGTCGCGCTTGGAAGGGTGCAGATCGTTGATGGCGCGGCCGTCGACACGGATCTCGCCCTCCGTGATCTGCTCCAGGCCGGCGATGGTGTTGAGCAAAGTGGACTTGCCGCAGCCTGACGGGCCGACCAGCACCAGGAAGCCGCCCTTTTCGAGTTCGACATTGATGCCCTTCAGGATCTCAACATTCCCGAAGCGCTTCTTCAGCCCATCAATTTCCAGAAAAGCCATGATCGTTCCTTCTGAATGTGGTCAGCCTTTGACCGCGCCCGCCATCAGCCCGCGCACGAAATAGCGGCCGGCGACGACATAGACGATCAGGGTGGGCAGAGCCGCGATCATCGCGGCCGCCATGTTGACGTTGTATTCGACGACGCCGGTCGAGGTGTTGACGACGTTGTTGAGCGCCACCGTCATCGGCATCGCGTCGCCGGTGCCGGCGTAGGCGGAAGCGAACAGGAAGTCGTTCCAGATGTTGGTGAACTGGTAGATGACGGTGACGACGAAGATCGGCATCGAGTTCGGCAGCATGATGCGGCGGAAGATCTGGAAGAAGGAGGCGCCGTCGACCTGTGCGGCCTTGATCAATTCGGTCGGGAAGGCCTCGTAATAGTTGCGGAAGAACAAAGTGGTGAAGCCGATGCCGTAGACGACATGGACGAAGACCAGGTTGACCGTCGGATTGCCGAGGCCGAAGCTGGTGCCGACCGAGTTCTGCAGCGAGACGCCGAAGCGGCCGAGGCTGCCCAGGATCGTCGCCATCGGCAGCAGCACCGACTGGAACGGGATGAAGCAGGCGAACAGCATCAGCCCGAACACCAGTGTCGCGCCGCGAAAACGCCATTTGGTCAGCACGTAGCCATTGAGCGCCCCGAGCATGGTCGAGATCAGCACGGCCGGAACCACCATCTTGATGGAGTTCCAGAAATAACCCTTGATGCCGGCGCAGGTGAGGCCGACGCAGGTCTCGCCCCAGGCCTTCAGCCACGGATCGAAGGTCGGGGCCTTGGGCAGCGCCAGCATGTTGCCGTTCTGGATCTCGTCCATGGTCTTGAATGAGGTGACCAGCATGACGAACAGCGGCATCAGGTAGAACAGCGCAAACAGCGCCAGCAGCCCGTAGATGACGACACGGTTGAGGGTCTTGGTGCTCATGCCGCTGGAGGCCTGGCGGGCAGGGGTGGCGACAGCGCTCATCGCGGCTTCTCCCGCAGTTCCGAATAGAGATAGGGCACGATGATGGCGACGATGGTCATCAGCATGATCACGGCACTGGCCGAGCCGACAGCCATTTCGTTGCGCTTGAAAGTGTACTCGTACATGAAATTGGACGGCAGCCAGGCCGAGCCGCCGGGGCCGCCTGAGGTCAGCGCAACGACAAGGTCATAGGACTTGATGGCAAGGTGGGCGAGCACGATGAAGGCCGACAGGAAGATTGGCCTGAGCAGCGGAATGACGATGCGGCGGTAGAGCTGGAAGGTGGTGGCGCCGTCGATCTGCGCCGCCTTCATGATCTCGCCGTCAATGCCGCGCAGGCCGGCCAGGAACATCGCCATGATGAAGCCGGAGGCCTGCCAGACACCGGCGATGACCACCGTGTAGATGACGAAATCCTTGTTCTTGATCCAGTCGAAGTGGAAGCTCGTCCAGCCCCATTGATGCAAGGTCTGCTCGAGGCCGAGTCCTGGATCGAGGAACCATTTCCAGGCGACGCCGGTGACGATGAAGGACAGCGCCATGGGATAGAGGTAGATCGGCCGCAGCACGCCTTCGCCGCGAATCTTCTGGTCGAGCAGGATGGCCAGGAACAGGCCGAGCGCCAGGCAGATCAGGATGTAGAGAAAGCCGAAAATGCCCATGTTGGTGATCGACGTGTACCAGCTCGACGGCGGGTCGGTGTCGAAGGTCCAGCCCCACAGCCGCTGATAGGCGCGCGAGCCGGTGATGACATAGGACGGGAAGGTCTTGGAATTGGTGAAGGACAAATAGATCGTCCACAGGATGAAGCCGTAGACGAAGACGATCGTTATGGCGAAGCTTGGCGCCAGCACGATCTTCGGCAGGGCGTCCTGCAGGCGCGAGCGCACAGTGGCGCGGGGCCGTGCATGCTCCGGCGTCAGCTTGATCTGGCTTGTTGCTAGCGTGCTCATGAGCTCCTCCCGTTTTCGGATCGTCCCTGCGCTGCTGTCAGGCGGCAAGGCGGCCCGTGCGGACGGGTCCTTGGTCGGCATGGTGTCGAGCCGGCCAATCGTGGGATGAAACCTTCCCCGCCGAAGCGGGGAAGGTGTTTTCGCGGCCGGCGCTTACTTGGCGTCGTCGATCGCCTTGACCAGCTCGGTCACGGCTTCGTCCGAGGTCTTGATCTGGCCATGGACGAACTTCGAGACGACGTCCTTGTAGGCATTGGCGACCGCCGGAGGCGCGCCATAGCCCTGGGCCAGCGAGCCGAACAGCGTGCCGCCGTCATTGGCTGCCTTCAGGTCGGCGATGCCCTTCTTGCCGCAAGCGTCGAAGTCGGTGTCGGGAACGTCGGTACGGGCCGGAACCGAACCCTTGACGACGTTGAAGGCCGACTGGAAGCTCTTCGACAAGGTGGCGGTGGCCAGTGCGACCTGGGCGGCCTTGCGATCGTCCGGAACGTTGAACATGCCGAACATGTCGGAGTTGTAGATCACGGAGCCGTCAGTGCCCGGAAAGCGATAGCACAGGAAGTCCGTGCCCGGGGTCTTTTTGGCGGCGTGGAACTCGCCCTTGGCCCAGTCGCCCATGACCTGCACCAGCGCATCACCCTTGATCACCATGGCGGTGGCAAGGTTCCAGTCGCGGCCCGAGAAGTTCGGGTCGACGTAGGTGACGAGCTTGGCCAGGTTGTCGAACGACTTCTTCATCGTGTCGGACTTGAGCGAAGCGTCGTCGAGGTCGTTGAAGGCCTTCTTGTAGAACTCGGGTCCGCCGGTCGACAGCACGACCGAGTCGAACATGGTGGCTTCCTGCCAGTTCTGGCCGCCGAGAGCGAGCGGGATCACGCCCGCCGCCTTGGCCTTGTCGAGCAGGGCAACGAAGTCGTCGAAGGTCTTCGGCTCGGTGCCGCCGATCTTGTCCATGACAGCCTTGTTGATCCACAGCCAGTTGACCGAGTGGACGTTGACCGGGGCCGCGACCCACTTGCCTTCATAGACGGAGAACTTCTGCAGGGCGGCCGGAACCGACTTGTCCCAGCCTTCCTTCTTCGCCGTCTCGGTCAGGTCGCCCATGACGCCGGCCGCCGCATAGTCGAGCACGGTGTAGCCGAGCATCTGGGAGGCGGTCGGATAGTTGCCGGCAGCGACCATCGCCTTCAGCGCGGTCATGGCGGCGTCGCCGCCACCGCCGGCCACAGGCACGTCCTTCCAGGCATAGCCTTCCTTGGCGAGATCGCCCTTCAAGACGTTGAGGGCAGCCGCTTCGCCGCCCGACGTCCACCAATGCAGCATCTGCACTTCCTTGACGTCCGCGGCATGCGCCGAGAACGCAAAGCTCGTCGCGAGAGCCGTTCCGATAAGCAGTTTGCGCAACATGTACTTCCTCCCTTGTTGCATTGCACGACCGGTGGAAGCCCACCGGGTTCTTCCAAACTCAGCCGACCCACCATCCTGTGCGCTGGCCGCGATGAAACTGGATTGTCTTTTCCTCGGTATAGTCCTCGACGGCGCGTTTGCCGAGTTCGCGTCCGAGACCGGACTGCTTGTAGCCTCCGAAAGGCAGCTCGGGATAACCTTCCATGAATGTGTTCACCCAAACCGTCCCCGAACGCACCCCACGCGCCACCGACATGCACGTGTCGATGCTGGCGCTCCACACGCCTGCAGACAGACCATAGGGCGTGTTGTTGGCGATGTGCAACGCCTTTTCAATCGTTTCAAAAGTCAGCACGGAGAGCACCGGGCCGAACACTTCCTCGCGCGCGATGGCCATGTCCTCGGTGACGCCGCGGATGATGGTCGGGTCGAGATATTGGCCGGCATTGGAGACCAGCTGCCGGCCGCCGTTGTAAACATTGCCGCCGCCGCTTGCAGCCGCCGTAACGTAACCGGTCACCTTGGCCAGATGGTCGGACGAGATCATCGCGCCGACCTTGGTTCGATCGTCCAGTGGATCTCCCACCGTTACTCTCGACGTAAGTGCCTTTACGGCGGCAAGAAAGTCGTCGGCGATCGCCTCGTGCACGATCAGCCGGCTGCCGGCGTTGCAGCATTCGCCGGCATTGAAGAAGCCACCGAACACCGCCGCGTCGGCGGCAGCTTCGAGATCGGCATCGGGGAAGACGATCTGGCCGTTCTTGCCGCCGAGCTCCATCGAGACCTTCTTGAGCGACTGCGCGGCGGACGCCATCGTCATCTTGCCGACGCGGGTCGAGCCGGTGAACGACACCATCTCGACCAGCGGATGGCTGACCATCGGCGCGCCGACATCACCGCCCAGGCCGGCAAGGATGTTGACGACGCCGGCGGGCAAGCCGGCCTCAAGCAGGATATCGCCGAGCACGAAAGTCGAGGCCGAGGTCATCTCGCTCGGCTTGACCACGGCCGTGCAGCCGGCGGCAAGCGCGAAGGGCATTTTCTGGCTGACGATCAGGAACGGGAAATTCCACGGCGTGATGATCGAGACGACGCCGATCGGTTCGCGCACGACCACGCCCAGCATGGCGTCGCCGAGATTGGCGTAGCTCTCGCCGTGCAGCGTGCGGGCGAGCGAGGCGGCATAGCGCCAGATGTCGACGGCGCCGCCGATCTCGCCGCGCGCCTGGGCGATCGGCTTGCCCGATTCCAGCGCATCGAGCCGGGCGATGTCTTCCAGCCGCGTCTCGATCAGGTCGGCCGCCTTGAACAGGATTGCGGCGCGTTCGGAGGCCTTCATGCGCGGCCACGGGCCGGTCTCGAACGCCCTGTGCGCGGCCTGCATCGCCGCTTCCACCTCGGCCTCGCCGGCCTGCGCATAGCGCGAAACGGTGAAGCCATGGCCGGGGCTCTTGCGTTCCAGCGTGCGGCCATCCCCGGCGTCGACATGCTTGCCGTCGATCAGCAGCCGATAGGTTCTTGGCGCCGCTGACGCTTCGGCGGGCATGGCGATGTTGAGGGGGGCGTTCATCAGGATTTTTTCTCTAGCTTCTTGAAAATGCTGGTTTCTGCTTGGTCTTGAAAGCGCTTACACCAGCCTTGAGGTCGCCGGAGAGCGCGATGAAACCGCTGGCCAGCGCTTCCGTTGCCGCCGCACTTTCCTCGCCTTCGGCCACAGCGATCATCAGCTTGGCGGCTTCGGTCGCCAACGGCCCGCGCTCGGCGATCGTCTGCGCCCAGGCGCTGGCCTGGGCCAGCCCGTTGCCGGTTTCAACGACCCTGTCGACCACGCCAAGGGCCAGCGCTTCGGGGGCGAGAAGTATCTCGCCACCCAAGGCCAAGCGGCGCACGGTCTGGGCGCCGAAGCGGCGCACGGCGCGCTGCGTGCCGGACCAGCCGGGCACGACGCCGATCGAGGTTTCGGGGAAACCCAGTTTCACATGCGCCTCGGCGACGCGGAAATCGCAGGCGGCGGCAAGCTCCAGCCCCCCGCCCAGCGCATGGCCCGACAGCACGGCAATCGTCGGTTGCCGCAGCCTTGCCAGCCGGTCGAACACCCGGTGGCCGTAGCGCACCCATTGCACCTGGAAGTCGGCCGCGTTCATCTGCGCCCACGCCTCGACATCGCCGCCGGAGCAAAAGCCCTTGCCTTCGCCGCGCAACAGCACGACGCGCACGCCTTCAGCCGCCTCGGCCGTTTCGAGCGCCGTTTCCAGCGCCCGCAGCATCGGAATATCCAGCGCGTTGAACTTTTCCGGCCGCCGCAAGGTGACGATGCCGATGGCGCCGTCCCGCTCGAAGGTGACGAGAGGCTCAGCCATGCACGCCTCCGAGCGAAGCGCCGCCATCGAGCGACAGGCCGATAGGCCGATCCTGATAGAGCGCGGCCGGAGTCACCTTGAGGTCGTTGGCGACGCCAAGCGGTGTTTCGGACTGCGCCAGTACATCGCGCTCGAGATCGATGCCGGGCGCCAGTTCCGTCACCATCAGCCCGTCAGGCGTCAGCTTCATCACGCAGCGCTCCGTGACATAGGTGATGTCCTGGCCCTGGGCGACCGCGCGCCTGCCCGAAAACGAGATGTGCTCGACCTCGCTGACGATCTTCTTGACCTTGCCCTCCTGGTCTATGCGGATGCCGCCATCGGCCAATGAGAGTTTCGCGCCGGCATTGAAGAAGCCGGAGAAAACGATCTTCCTGGCCCGCGCGGTGATGTCGACAAAGCCGCCGGCGCCGGCGGTGACATGCGGCCGGGCCGACAGTTTCGAGACGTTGACCGAGCCGTGGCGGTCGATCTGCAGGAAGGAGAGCAGCGAGGCGTCGAAGCCACCGGCCTGGAAATAGATGAACTGGTGCGGCGAGGGCATGATCGCCTCGGCGTTGGAGGCACAGCCGAACTTGAAGTCGAGCAGCGGCACGCCGCCGACCGCGCCCTGTTCGATCACCCAGGTGACCTTGCCGTGCTGGCCTTCTTCCAGAAGGATGCGCGGCACATTGGCCGAGATACCGAAGCCGATGTTGACGGCCATGCCATCGCGCAATTCCATGGCGACGCGGCGGGCGATCACCTTCTGGACGTTCATCTCGGCGTTGCGGAAGGTCGACAGCGGCCGGAAGATCTCGCCCGAAATCGCCGGGTCGTAAGGCGTCAGCGTCGTCTGCAACTGGTCGGGCGCCACCACGATATGGTCGACCAGCACGCCGGGCACGCGCACGTCATGCGGCTTCAGCGTGCCGTTCTCCACCACGCGCTTGACCTGCGCGATGACGACGCCGCCATTGTTGCGGGCGGCGAGCGCCTGCTCCAGGCCGCCAAGATAGGCGCCTTCATGCTCATAGGTGAGGTTGCCGCGCTCATCGGCCGTGGTGGCGCGGATGATCGACACCTGCGGCACGATCGAGCGGAAATAGAGCCATTCCTCGCCGTCGAATTGCTGCACCGAAACGATCGGCTCGCTTGCCGCCGCGTTCATGGCGCAACCCTGATGGCGCGGATCGGCAAATGTGTCGAGACCGACCTTGGTCAGCACGCCCGGCCGCTTGGCGGCGGCTTCGCGGTGCATGTCGAACAGGATGCCGGAGGGCACATTGTAGGCGGCGACCGAATTGTCGCCGATCATCTTCCAGATCTGCGGCGGCTCGGCGGAGGAGGGGCCGGATGGATAGGAGCCGCACAGGGTGCGCTTAAGCAAGCCGGGCTTGGCAAGGTGATCGATGCCCTTGATGCCATACATGTCGCCGGCGGCGATCGGGTGCAGCGTGGTGATGTTCTTCGGGTGACCTTCCGCGTCGAAACGTTCCCCGATGGCGGCCAGCACCGCGTCCGGACAGCCAAGGCCGCTCGACGACGACACGGAAACAACCGTGCCGTCCTTGATCAGGCTGGCTGCGTGCGTTGCGGAAACGACCTTGCTCACTTCATGCTCCCGAGTTTCGGGTCGATCTTGACGGCCTTGCCGGAGCTAGCCGATTGCAGTGCCGCCTCGGCCGAGGCCAGCGACCAGATACCGTCCTCGCCGGTGGCGGAGGGCTGGCCGTCGCCGCGGATCGCGGCATGGAACCGACGCACGGACCTGACGTAGAGATCCTCGCGGTCGAAGCTCAATTGCTCCTCACCCTTGGCCGTGCGCAACAGCACCGAGCCGTCCGGCTTCTGGGTCATGACATTGCCGGCGATCAGCGAGCCTTCCGAACCATGCACCTCAAAGCCGGTGCCTGCGAAGCGGGTGGTGAAGCCTTCATGCGACTGGGCGATGAGGCCCGATTTGAAGCGCCAGATGCACATGGCGCCGTCCTCCAGCCCGCTGCCGGCCATGCCGGCAGCTTGCGTGAAGGCCGAGACCTCGACCGGATCGTCGCCGAGCACGAAGCGCAGCGTGTCGGCATCGTGCACGGTGATGTCGAGCACCACGCCGCCGCCCGCTTGGGGCTTGGTGATGCGCCAGCCTTGCAGGTTTTCCGGCAGATAGACGGAATGGAAAACGCGTGCGGCGATCGGTTTGCCGATGCGGCCGGCGGCGATCGCTTCACGCATGGCGCGATGCGCACCGGCGTTGCGCAAATGATGGTTGGTGCCGAGCACGATGCCGGCAGCGCTGGCGGCCGCGACCATCTTGCGTGCGTCGGCGCTGGTCAGCGCCAGCGGCTTCTCGCACAACACATGCTTTCCAGCCTTGATGGCGGCAAGCGCCTGCTCGAGATGCAACTCGTTGGTGGTCGAGATGTAGACGGCGTCGATGCCGGATCCAAGCAAGGCATCGAGGCTCGACACGGCGGCCGGAATGCCATTTTCCCGCGCGTAGCCCGTGGCGCGTTCCGGGCTGGAACTCATCACCGTCGCGATCTCGCCACCCTCTTGCGCACGAATGGCATCGATCATGAATTGCCTGGCGATCGTGCTGGCGCCGATCAGTCCCCACCTGACGCTCATGCCGCGCCCCCCGTTCCTGCAGGCCTGTTTCGTGTGCGGCGATCCGGGCCGCAACTTTCCCTGACCACGAGATTGACCGCGCCGATATGGTCTTCGGCACGCGTGGTGCGCGACTGGATCATCTTGAGCATGACGTGTGCGGCGCGTTCGCCGAGACCGGCTGTGTCAACCGCGACGCTGGTGAGCGCCGGCATGTAGTGTTCGGCCTCGACCACGTCGTCAAAGCCGACGACAGCGAAATCCGGTCCCGGCTCAAGCCGGCGCTTGCGCAATGCCAGCATCACGCCGAAGGCGACGGCATCGTTGAAGCAAAGCGCCGATGTCGGCGGCTCGGCCATTGCGAGTGCGGTTTCCAGGCAGGCAATGCCACCCTTGCGGCTGGTCTCGCCCTCGATGACGAGCACGTCGCGAGCGGCGATGCCCAGCGTCTCGCAGGCTTCGCGAAAGCCGCCCAGCCGTTCCTGATAGACCACAAGGTCCGATGTGCCGCCGAAGAAGGCCAGCCGGCGATGGCCTTTGCCGATAAGATGAGCAGCGGCAAGATAGGCGCCGCGATGATTGTCGGGCGCGATCACCGGGATGCGGCTTTCAGGCAGGCGGCGCATGGCGAAGACAACCGGCACGCCAGCCATTTCCAGCCGCCGGAAAGCGCCTGGCGTGGTGCCGCGCGCCGGAGACACGATGAGGCCGGCGACGCCTTGCTCCATCAGCGACTTCAGTACCTCTTCCTGGCGCACCGGATTCTCCGCCGTGTTGGCGATGAAGGGCACGATGCCGGCGGACTGGAAGACGCGCTCCATGCCAACCGCCAGTTCGGCGAAGAACGGATTGGTGAGATCGTTGATGACCATGCCGATGACGTTGGAATGGGCCTTGCGCAGATTGGCGGCGCCGCGATTGTAGACATAGCCGACATCCTCGATCGCCTTGCGCACCTTGACCGCCGTCTCGGGCCGGATGAGCCCGCTGCCCTGGAGCACGAGCGACACCGTCGATTTGGACACGCCTGCCTCGCGGGCAATGTCGAAGATCGTCGCCTTGGCCCGGCTGGCCATCCCGATAGCTCCTCCCGGTTTCGGTCCCAAATTATTGGAACGTTCTAATCACTGCTCCAATCGAGAGTCAATCGAGATTTTTCTCTCACCTGGAGAATCGATAATCTGGTGTCACAGGCCATGTCTTGTAACGAGTACCGTGCTGCGATGCAGCATTTCCAAGAAGGCCGCTCCCGAATCTTAAAGGTTCTTGATTTATTGGAACGTTCCATTTATAGGCGCGGTAAAGGGAGAGCTCGATGGATATTTCCTTGCCTGGTGAGGGTGGCCATAGCAGCCGCTACGCGCTTGTCGGACAGCCGGTGCGGCCGGTAATCGGCGCGCGGTTTTCGCGCGTCGCCTATGCCGCCGCGCATGTCGTTGCCGATCCCCTCAAAATGACCGATCCATGGTCGCGGCCCGTGGTCGACTGGGACAGGACGATGGCGTTCCGCCACCATCTGTGGCGGCTCGGCTTCCGCATCGCCGAGGCGATGGATACTTCTCAGCGCGGCATGGGTTTCGACTGGCCAAGCGCACGGGACTTGATCCGCAGGTCGATCGCCGAATCCCGCACCGTCGATGGCGCGGATCTTGCCTCGGGCGCGGGGACCGACCATCTGGCGCCGGCGTCGGCCAGGACACTTGACGATGTGATCGCCGCCTATGAGGAGCAGTTCGCTTTCATCGAAGGAGAAGGCGGCAAGGCGATCATGATGGCCAGCCGCGCATTGGCGGCGGTGGCGAAGGGAGCGGACGACTACGCCGCCGTCTACGACCGGATTCTCAGCCAAGCTTCCGGCAAGGTCATCCTGCACTGGCTTGGTGACATGTTCGACCCGGCCTTGAAGGGCTATTGGGGCAGCGACGATTTCGAGACCGCGCTCGATACGGTGGTCGCCATCATCGAACGTCACGCAAACAAGGTCGAAGGCATAAAGATATCGCTGCTCGATGCCGGCAAGGAGGTTGCGCTGCGCGATCGGCTGCCGCACGGCGTCGTGATGTTCACCGGCGACGATTTCAACTATCCCGAATTGATCGCCGGAGACAGCCGTGGGCATTCGCATGCCTTGCTCGGCATTTTCGACGCCATCGCGCCGGTCGCCAATGCCGCCCTGGCAAGGCTCGCCGAGGGCGACCGGGCCGGCTATGACGCGCTTATGACGCCGACGGTGCCGCTGTCACGAAAGATCTTTGAGGCGCCGACCGAATATTACAAGGCCGGCATCGTCTTCATGGCCTGGCTGAACGGCCACCAGGATCATTTCACGATGGTCGGCGGCATGCAGTCGGCACGCGGCATCCGCCACTATGCGGAGGTCTTCCGCCTTGCCGACCAGGCAGGCCTGCTGGCCGATCCCGACCTTGCCATAGCGCGGATGAAGAGCCTGTGCGCCGTCGCGGGCGTCTGAGCCGAATGAAATTCGGCTAGAAGTATCCCCCGCTCGGGAGATTTGCGATATTGATCTCAGCCCGTATTGAGGGGAGCGCGGATCAGTGGACCAGTAGCCGATGGCGGACAAAGTGGCCCTCATAACCGGGGTAACCGGCCAGGACGGGGCCTATCTCGCGCGGTTGCTGCTGGCGAAGGGCTATATCGTCCATGGCGTCAAGCGCCGTTCGTCCTCGTTCAACACCGAGCGTATCGACGATATCTATGTCGACCCGCATGAACGCGATATCAGCTTCTTCCTGCACCATGGCGATCTTACCGACGCCACGAACCTGATCCGGCTGGTGCAAGAGACGCGGCCCAGCGAAATCTACAATCTGGGCGCCCAGAGCCATGTCCAGGTCAGTTTCGAGACACCTGAATACACGGCCAATGCCGATGCCCTGGGAACGCTCAGGCTGCTTGAGGCAATCCGCATCCTGCGCCTGGAAAAGACCGTGCGCTTCTACCAGGCCTCGACTTCGGAACTTTACGGCAAGACCCTCGAGGTGCCGCAGCGCGAGACGACGCCCTTCCGTCCCTGCTCACCCTATGCGGCCGCCAAGCTCTATGCCTACTGGGCGACGGTAAACTATCGCGAGGCCTACGGCATGTTCGCGGCCAACGGCATCCTGTTCAACCATGAGAGCCCGGTTCGCGGCGAAACCTTCGTGACCCGCAAGATCACGCGAGCAGTTGCCTCGATCCACCATGGCCGCCAGGAAACGCTCTATCTCGGCAACATCGATGTCAGGCGCGACTGGGGTCATGCACGCGACTATGTCGAGGGCATTTGGCGTATCCTGCAGCACGACGAGGCCGACGATTTCGTGCTGGCGACCGGCGAGGCGCACTCAGTGCGCGAATTCGCCGAACTGGCCTTTGCCGAGACCGGAAGGACCATTCTCTGGCAGGGGCACGGTGTGGACGAGATTGGCATCGACGCAGGCTCAGGCGCCGTTCTGGTGCGTATCGATCCGCGCTATTTCAGGCCGGCGGAAGTCGACCTGCTTGTCGGCGACCCGTCCAAGGCCAGGACCAGGCTCGGCTGGTCGCATGTGACCGGGTTCAAGGACCTGGTGGCGGAGATGGTGCGGTCGGATCTGGCACGCGCCGACAACAGGCCCAGTGGCCGTTCCTGACGGAGGCAATGCGATGAACGAGACCTTCGATCTCAAAGGCAAGCGGGTTTTCGTGGCCGGACATCGTGGCATGGTCGGGTCCGCCGTCCTGCGCAGGCTGGCGGTCGAAGACTGCGAGATCCTGACCGCGACGCGCGCCGAACTCGATCTCCTGGATCAGGCCGGTGTGCGACGCTGGATGGCCGACCGTCGGCCGGATGCCGTGGTGATGGCCGCGGCCAAGGTCGGCGGCATCCTTGCGAATGACCGGTTTCCGGCCGATTTCCTCTATGA is part of the Mesorhizobium loti genome and encodes:
- a CDS encoding LacI family DNA-binding transcriptional regulator — protein: MASRAKATIFDIAREAGVSKSTVSLVLQGSGLIRPETAVKVRKAIEDVGYVYNRGAANLRKAHSNVIGMVINDLTNPFFAELAVGMERVFQSAGIVPFIANTAENPVRQEEVLKSLMEQGVAGLIVSPARGTTPGAFRRLEMAGVPVVFAMRRLPESRIPVIAPDNHRGAYLAAAHLIGKGHRRLAFFGGTSDLVVYQERLGGFREACETLGIAARDVLVIEGETSRKGGIACLETALAMAEPPTSALCFNDAVAFGVMLALRKRRLEPGPDFAVVGFDDVVEAEHYMPALTSVAVDTAGLGERAAHVMLKMIQSRTTRAEDHIGAVNLVVRESCGPDRRTRNRPAGTGGAA
- a CDS encoding dihydrodipicolinate synthase family protein; protein product: MDISLPGEGGHSSRYALVGQPVRPVIGARFSRVAYAAAHVVADPLKMTDPWSRPVVDWDRTMAFRHHLWRLGFRIAEAMDTSQRGMGFDWPSARDLIRRSIAESRTVDGADLASGAGTDHLAPASARTLDDVIAAYEEQFAFIEGEGGKAIMMASRALAAVAKGADDYAAVYDRILSQASGKVILHWLGDMFDPALKGYWGSDDFETALDTVVAIIERHANKVEGIKISLLDAGKEVALRDRLPHGVVMFTGDDFNYPELIAGDSRGHSHALLGIFDAIAPVANAALARLAEGDRAGYDALMTPTVPLSRKIFEAPTEYYKAGIVFMAWLNGHQDHFTMVGGMQSARGIRHYAEVFRLADQAGLLADPDLAIARMKSLCAVAGV
- the gmd gene encoding GDP-mannose 4,6-dehydratase, producing MADKVALITGVTGQDGAYLARLLLAKGYIVHGVKRRSSSFNTERIDDIYVDPHERDISFFLHHGDLTDATNLIRLVQETRPSEIYNLGAQSHVQVSFETPEYTANADALGTLRLLEAIRILRLEKTVRFYQASTSELYGKTLEVPQRETTPFRPCSPYAAAKLYAYWATVNYREAYGMFAANGILFNHESPVRGETFVTRKITRAVASIHHGRQETLYLGNIDVRRDWGHARDYVEGIWRILQHDEADDFVLATGEAHSVREFAELAFAETGRTILWQGHGVDEIGIDAGSGAVLVRIDPRYFRPAEVDLLVGDPSKARTRLGWSHVTGFKDLVAEMVRSDLARADNRPSGRS